Proteins co-encoded in one Rhopalosiphum maidis isolate BTI-1 chromosome 2, ASM367621v3, whole genome shotgun sequence genomic window:
- the LOC113552920 gene encoding phosphoserine phosphatase: MTDTIKELWLNADAVCFDVDSTVIQEEAIDEVAKFCNKGSEVQKLTSSAMSGKMDFREALSARLQIIKPSLQQIRNFIKDRPFNLTPGIKELIGLLQQKNIPVYLISGGFRGLIGPIAIELSIPLQHIYANKLKFFLNGDYAGFDEKEPTSKNGGKAEVIQMLKEKYGYTKLFMIGDGITDLEASPPADAFIGFGGNVVREEVKSKSKWYIESFQELIDTLK, from the exons ATGACTGATACAATAAAAGAACTTTGGCTCAACGCAGATGCAGTATGTTTCGATGTGGATTCTACAGTTATTCAAGAGGAAGCAATTGATGAAGTTGCTAAATTTTGCAACAAAGGATCAGAAgttcaaaaatt GACGAGCAGTGCAATGTCAGGTAAGATGGACTTTAGAGAAGCACTCTCAGCCCGACTTCAGATAATCAAACCGTCACTGCAACAAATTCGAAATTTCATCAAAGACCGTCCTTTTAATTTGACTCCGGGCATTAA gGAACTTATTGGATTATTGCAACAGAAGAACATTCCCGTATACTTAATATCTGGCGGATTCCGTGGTCTCATCGGACCAATAGCTATCGAACTAAGCATTCCACTACAACACATATACgccaataaattaaagttctTTTTAAACG GAGATTATGCTGGATTTGATGAAAAAGAACCTACATCAAAGAATGGTGGTAAAGCAGAAGTAATCCAaatgttaaaagaaaaatatggtTATACAAAGCTGTTTATGATTGGAGATGGAATCACTGATTTAGAAGCATCTCCCCCTGCTGATGCATTCATTG ggTTTGGTGGTAATGTTGTTCGAGAAGAAGTAAAGTCTAAGTCAAAATGGTACATTGAAAGTTTTCAAGAACTTATCGATACTCTGAAGTGA